From the Primulina tabacum isolate GXHZ01 chromosome 15, ASM2559414v2, whole genome shotgun sequence genome, one window contains:
- the LOC142527957 gene encoding ABC transporter G family member 10-like, translating to MELPVKKPYSGHQETDHYKIKTKDLSYTLFPRYGWLGWREGSSCNAKRILKNVNCEAKPGELTAITGPSGAGKTTLLEILAGMIVPFRVSGQVLVNDQPMDEEHFRRVSGYVTQNEALFPLLTVEETLTYHARLRLKAGPDKVRNRIQRLLKELGLEHIAGVRVGSESSRGISGGEKRRVSIGLDLVHNPAVLLLDEPTSGLDSASALHVMMLLKSMAENQRKTIILTIHQPGFRILELFEKVILLSNGVVLHDGSLHLLEERFKSAGHFIPRHVNVLEFAVDIIESLHKEENDVKPYEMQQESDCISKNTEGYRISYCNSPFKEVLILSQRFSLNIFRTKQLFAARMIQASLVGIMLGTIFINAFSDSVKTKVQNQLGFFAFSLTFLMSSTTEALPIFLQEKTILMRETSRGAYRVSSYIIANTIVYFQFLLVVSILYATPVYWLVGLRREIDGFLYFFLVVWMVVLMSNSFVACFSALVPNFIMGMSLVAGIMGSFFLFSGYFLSKDAIPKYWKFMQYLSLFKYPFECLMINEYGGEQGKLRCLDTIEGQCLIYGDRFLMRQGLKESQKWNNLVVMSCFIFCYRFVGFLSLWYKSYRPAS from the coding sequence ATGGAGTTGCCTGTGAAGAAACCATATTCTGGTCACCAAGAAACTGATCATTATAAAATAAAGACTAAAGATTTATCATACACATTGTTTCCAAGATATGGTTGGCTTGGGTGGAGAGAGGGCTCAAGCTGCAATGCTAAGCGCATTTTGAAGAACGTGAATTGTGAAGCCAAACCGGGAGAACTTACAGCGATTACTGGTCCAAGTGGTGCTGGGAAAACCACATTACTAGAAATTCTAGCAGGGATGATAGTCCCGTTTAGGGTTTCCGGTCAGGTTCTTGTCAACGACCAGCCTATGGACGAAGAACATTTTCGCAGAGTATCAGGTTATGTGACGCAAAATGAAGCTCTCTTTCCACTCCTAACGGTTGAAGAGACGCTGACTTACCATGCACGTCTGAGGCTTAAAGCGGGTCCTGATAAGGTCAGAAATCGAATCCAAAGGCTGCTGAAGGAACTGGGACTGGAGCACATTGCTGGTGTCCGAGTCGGGAGTGAATCGAGCCGTGGAATTTCAGGGGGCGAGAAGCGTAGAGTGTCGATTGGGTTGGATTTAGTGCATAACCCTGCAGTTCTTCTGCTTGATGAACCTACTTCCGGGCTTGACTCGGCCTCTGCTCTTCATGTTATGATGCTTCTCAAATCCATGGCCGAGAACCAACGTAAGACGATAATACTAACAATCCATCAACCGGGATTTCGGATTCTTGAATTATTCGAGAAAGTTATACTGCTATCCAATGGTGTGGTTCTTCATGACGGTTCTTTGCATCTCCTAGAGGAACGGTTTAAATCTGCGGGCCATTTCATCCCTCGGCATGTAAATGTGCTTGAATTTGCAGTTGATATAATAGAAAGCCTGCATAAAGAAGAAAATGACGTCAAACCTTACGAAATGCAGCAAGAAAGTGATTGTATCTCCAAAAATACAGAAGGATATCGAATATCATACTGCAATTCCCCATTCAAAGAGGTGCTGATTCTCAGCCAGAGATTCTCCTTGAACATTTTCAGAACCAAACAGCTTTTCGCAGCAAGGATGATTCAAGCATCACTGGTGGGAATCATGTTAGGGACGATTTTCATCAATGCCTTCAGTGACTCCGTGAAAACGAAGGTGCAAAACCAATTGGGATTCTTTGCCTTTAGTCTTACATTCTTAATGTCATCAACAACGGAAGCTCTTCCAattttcttgcaagaaaaaACAATTCTAATGAGAGAGACTTCAAGGGGAGCATATAGAGTATCTTCTTACATCATAGCAAACACCATAGTGTATTTCCAATTCCTACTAGTAGTTTCTATTCTCTACGCAACTCCCGTATATTGGCTTGTTGGGTTGAGGCGAGAAATTGATGGATTTCTCTACTTCTTTCTAGTAGTTTGGATGGTTGTCTTGATGTCAAACTCTTTTGTAGCGTGCTTCAGTGCACTGGTGCCAAATTTCATCATGGGAATGTCTCTGGTCGCTGGTATTATGGGGTCATTTTTCCTGTTCTCGGGATACTTTCTATCAAAGGATGCAATACCCAAGTATTGGAAATTCATGCAGTACCTGAGCCTGTTCAAGTATCCATTTGAATGTTTAATGATCAATGAGTATGGAGGAGAACAGGGGAAGTTGAGGTGCTTAGACACTATAGAAGGCCAGTGTTTAATTTATGGGGATCGATTCTTGATGAGGCAAGGTTTGAAGGAGTCACAGAAATGGAATAATTTGGTTGTGATGTCGTGTTTCATTTTTTGTTACAGATTCGTAGGTTTTTTGAGTCTCTGGTACAAATCATACAGACCCGCAAGTTAA
- the LOC142527662 gene encoding protein LIGHT-DEPENDENT SHORT HYPOCOTYLS 10-like — translation MERGKDLSEGSSSRSPTAGDPSAAAAITPSRYESQKRRDWNTFGQFLKNQRPQVALSQCNSNHVLDFLRYLDQFGKTKVHLQGCIFFGQPEPPAPCACPLRQAWGSLDALIGRLRAAYEENGGSPENNPFASGAIRIYLREVKECQAKARGIPYKKKKKKTGSSSGTPDDESNSASTPFS, via the coding sequence ATGGAGAGAGGAAAAGATTTGTCCGAAGGATCATCATCAAGATCCCCCACTGCCGGGGATCCATCGGCGGCGGCAGCGATTACCCCCAGCCGGTACGAATCCCAGAAGAGGAGGGACTGGAACACTTTCGGGCAGTTCTTGAAAAATCAGAGGCCGCAGGTGGCGCTGTCTCAGTGCAACAGCAACCATGTACTGGATTTCTTGAGGTACCTGGATCAGTTCGGGAAGACTAAGGTTCACTTGCAAGGCTGCATCTTTTTTGGGCAGCCAGAGCCTCCGGCGCCTTGCGCCTGCCCGCTGAGGCAGGCTTGGGGTAGCCTCGATGCACTTATCGGCAGGCTGCGTGCCGCCTATGAGGAGAACGGCGGATCACCGGAAAATAACCCATTTGCTAGTGGAGCAATCAGGATTTATCTGAGGGAAGTGAAGGAATGCCAAGCTAAGGCAAGAGGGATCCCTtacaagaagaagaagaagaagactgGAAGTAGTAGTGGAACGCCCGATGATGAATCCAATTCTGCATCTACGCCATTTTCTTGA
- the LOC142526351 gene encoding LOW QUALITY PROTEIN: ketol-acid reductoisomerase, chloroplastic-like (The sequence of the model RefSeq protein was modified relative to this genomic sequence to represent the inferred CDS: deleted 1 base in 1 codon), with product MAAASSTCFSTTSSSSSSRSLNAPSKLSSTSLSFLSSSSPSLKPLRTAATARGEASAAGSAITASMVSVPAIKSPASLDFDSSVFTKEKINLAGHDEYIVRGGRNLFKLLPDAFKGVKQIGVIGWGSQGPAQAQNLRDSLADVKYDIVVKIGLRKGSRSFDEARAAGFTEENGTLGDIWETVSGSDLVLLLISDAAQADYHEKLFSHMKPKSILGLSHGFLLGHLQSMGHDFPKNISVIAVCPKGMGPSVRRLYVQGKEINGAGINSSFAVHQDVDGRATDVALGWSVALGSPFTFATTLEQEYKSDIFGERGILLGAVHGLVETLFRRYTENGMSEDLAYKNTVECVTGIVSRTISTKGMLAVYNSLSGDGKRDFERAYSASYYPCMDILYECYEDVASGSEIRSVVLAGRRFYEKDGLPSFPMGKIDQTRMWKVGERVRAVRPPGDLGPLYPFTAGVFVALMMAQIEILRKKGHSYSEIINESVIEAVDSLNPFMHARGVSFMVDNCSTTARLGSRKWAPRFDYILTQQALVAVDNGAPINQDLISNFLSDPVHGAIEVCAQLRPTVDISVPPDADFVRPELRQSSN from the exons ATGGCGGCGGCGTCGTCTACCTGCTtctccaccacctcctcctcctcttcCTCCAGATCTCTGAATGCGCCATCCAAGCTATCTTCGACATCCTTGAGTTTCCTTTCGTCGTCATCCCCGTCCCTCAAGCCTCTCCGAACCGCCGCCACTGCCCGAGGCGAGGCTTCAGCCGCCGGATCGGCTATTACGGCTAGCATGGTTTCAGTTCCCGCCATCAAATCCCCTGCTTCTCTCGATTTCGACTCCTCCGTTTTCACCAAGGAGAAAATCAATCTCGCTGGTCACGATGAG TACATTGTGAGAGGAGGGAGAAATTTGTTCAAGTTGCTGCCGGATGCATTCAAGGGTGTAAAGCAGATTGGAGTGATTGGTTGGGGTTCACAG GGACCTGCACAAGCTCAAAATCTAAGAGATTCCCTTGCTGATGTAAAGTACGATATAGTGGTCAAG ATTGGATTAAGGAAGGGATCTCGATCATTTGATGAGGCCCGTGCTGCTGGGTTTACTGAAGAAAATGGAACCTTGGGAGACATATGGGAGACTGTGTCTGGAAGTGATTTGGTGCTGCTATTGATATCAGATGCCGCCCAG GCTGATTATCATGAGAAACTGTTCTCCCACATGAAACCAAAAAGCATACTTGGACTTTCCCATGGATTCCTTTTGGGTCATTTGCAGTCAATGGGTCATGATTTTCCTAAAAACATCAGTGTGATAGCTGTGTGCCCCAAGGGAATGGGACCCTCTGTCAGGAGGTTGTATGTACAGGGGAAGGAAATTAATGGTGCTGGTATAAATTCAAGTTTTGCTGTCCACCAG GATGTGGATGGAAGAGCTACAGATGTTGCCCTTGGATGGTCTGTTGCTCTTGGTTCGCCTTTTACTTTCGCAACTACTCTGGAGCAGGAGTACAAGAGTGACATTTTTGGGGAGCGAG GCATTTTACTTGGTGCTGTGCATGGTCTTGTGGAAACCTTGTTCAGGAGATACACTGAGAACGGGATGAGTGAGGATCTTGCTTACAAGAATACTGTGGAGTGC GTTACAGGAATTGTGTCTAGGACCATATCAACAAAG GGCATGCTAGCTGTCTACAATTCATTGAGTGGAGATGGTAAAAGAGACTTTGAGCGTGCATACAGTGCCTCGTATTATCCCTGCATGGACATCTTATATGAGTGCTATGAAGACGTAGCCAGTGGCAGTGAGATAAGGAGCGTTGTCTTGGCTGGGCGGCGATTTTAT GAGAAGGATGGTTTACCGTCTTTCCCAATGGGCAAGATCGACCAAACACGCATGTGGAAAGTTGGTGAGCGTGTACGCGCTGTACGTCCACCAGGAGACTTGGGACCCCTGTATCCTTTCACTGCAGGTGTCTTTGTTGCATTGATGATGGCACAG ATTGAGATTCTGAGGAAGAAGGGGCACTCCTACTCAGAGATCATAAACGAGAGTGTGATCGAGGCTGTGGATTCATTGAACCCATTCATGCATGCTCGAGGGGTTTCGTTCATGGTTGACAACTGCTCAACCACGGCACGGCTGGGATCCAGGAAGTGGGCACCAAGATTTGATTACATTCTTACTCAGCAGGCATTGGTCGCGGTCGACAATGGAGCGCCCATCAATCAAGATCTCATTAGCAACTTCCTGTCAGATCCCGTGCATGGAGCCATCGAAGTATGTGCCCAGTTGAGACCTACCGTGGACATTTCAGTACCCCCAGATGCTGATTTTGTTCGTCCAGAACTTCGCCAGTCAAGCAACTGA
- the LOC142526471 gene encoding phosphoenolpyruvate carboxylase 1-like, which yields MSKKLEKMASIDAQLRLLAPAKVSEDDKLVEYDALLLDHFLDILQGLHGEEIRETVQDCYEISADYMGKGDPMKLEELGRVLTSLDAGDSIVLAKSFANMLNLANLAEEVQIAYRRRIKLKKKDFSDEASAPTESDLEETLKRLVGQLNKSPEEVFNALKNQTIDLVLTAHPTQSVRRSLLQKHARIRNCLTQLNAKDITPDDKQELDEALQREIQAAFRTDEIRRNPPAPQDETRAGLSYFHETIWEGVPKFLRRVDTSLKNIGINERLPYNAPLIQFSSWMGGDRDGNPRVTPEVTRDVCLLARMMAANLYFSQIEDLMFELSMWRCNEELRTRADELQRSSKRDTKHYIEFWKKIPPNEPYRVILGDLRDKLYYTRERARQLLSNGVSDISLEATFTNVEEFLEPLELCYRSLCDSGDRPIADGSLLDFLRQVFTFGLSLVRLDIRQESDRHTDVLDAVTTHLQIGSYKEWSEEKRQEWLLSELSSKRPLFGSDLPQTEEIADVLETFNVISELPTDNFGAYIISMATAPSDVLAVELLQHACHVKNPLRVVPLFEKLADLEAAPTAMARLFSIDWYCDRIKGKQEVMIGYSDSGKDAGRLSAAWQLYKAQEELVSVAKQYGVKLTMFHGRGGTVGRGGGPTHLAILSQPPETINGSLRVTVQGEVIERSFAEEHLCFRTLQRFTAATLEHGMHAPISPKPEWRSLMGEMAVVATNEYRSVVFQEPRFVEYFRLATPELEYGRMNIGSRPSKRKPSGGIESLRAIPWIFAWTQTRFHLPVWLGFGSALKHVIDKDMRNLQVLKDMYKEWPFFRVTIDLVEMVLAKGDPRIAALYDKLLVSEDLWSFGEQLRANYEATRLLILQVAGHSELLQGDPYLRQRLRLRDPYITVLNVCQVYTLKRIRDPSYHVEVGRHLSKEVTEMETSKPASELVKLNPKSEYAPGLEDTLILTMKGIAAGLQNTG from the exons ATGAGCAAGAAGCTAGAAAAAATGGCATCAATTGATGCCCAGTTAAGGCTATTGGCACCTGCGAAGGTTTCAGAGGATGATAAGCTGGTGGAATATGATGCTCTGCTTTTGGATCATTTTCTTGATATTCTTCAGGGCTTGCATGGGGAGGAGATCAGAGAGACG GTTCAAGACTGTTATGAGATTTCTGCAGATTATATGGGGAAAGGTGATCCGATGAAACTCGAAGAACTAGGGAGAGTTCTAACTAGTTTGGATGCTGGGGACTCCATTGTTCTGGCAAAATCTTTTGCTAACATGTTGAATTTAGCCAATCTTGCCGAAGAGGTTCAGATTGCATACAGACGCCGGATCAAGTTAAAAAAGAAGGACTTTTCTGATGAGGCCTCGGCACCCACTGAATCAGACCTCGAAGAGACTCTAAAACGGCTTGTTGGACAACTGAATAAGTCCCCCGAAGAAGTTTTCAATGCGTTGAAGAACCAAACTATAGATTTAGTGTTGACGGCACATCCTACTCAGTCTGTCCGTAGATCTTTGCTTCAAAAGCACGCGAG GATTCGTAATTGTTTAACTCAGCTAAATGCTAAGGATATTACTCCCGACGACAAGCAGGAGCTTGATGAGGCCTTACAAAGAGAG ATTCAAGCTGCATTTAGAACAGATGAAATTAGGAGAAATCCTCCGGCCCCCCAAGATGAGACAAGAGCTGGATTAAGTTACTTTCATGAAACCATTTGGGAGGGAGTGCCAAAATTTTTACGGCGTGTGGATACTTCTCTGAAAAATATTGGAATAAATGAGCGGCTTCCCTACAATGCTCCTCTTATCCAGTTCTCTTCCTGGATGGGTGGGGATCGTGATG GAAATCCAAGGGTAACTCCTGAAGTTACAAGAGATGTATGTTTGCTGGCTAGAATGATGGCTGCAAATTTGTACTTCTCTCAGATAGAGGATCTCATGTTCGAG CTTTCAATGTGGCGCTGCAACGAAGAACTCCGTACTCGTGCAGATGAATTGCAAAGGTCATCAAAGAGAGATACAAAACACTACATTG agttttggaaaaaaattcCACCGAATGAGCCCTATCGTGTTATTCTTGGTGATCTGAGGGACAAGCTCTATTATACGCGCGAACGTGCTCGTCAATTACTATCAAATGGAGTCTCTGATATTTCTTTGGAAGCAACCTTCACCAATGTTGAAGAG TTTCTGGAGCCTCTGGAACTTTGCTATAGATCTCTTTGTGATAGTGGTGATAGACCGATTGCTGATGGGAGTCTTCTTGATTTTCTGAGACAAGTCTTCACATTTGGGCTTTCACTAGTAAGACTCGATATCAGGCAAGAGTCAGATAGGCACACTGATGTTTTAGATGCAGTTACCACGCACCTGCAAATTGGATCCTACAAGGAATGGTCGGAGGAGAAAAGACAAGAATGGCTATTATCTGAACTTAGTAGCAAGCGCCCATTGTTTGGGTCTGATCTTCCCCAAACTGAGGAAATTGCTGATGTTTTGGAAACATTTAATGTCATTTCTGAGCTTCCCACTGATAATTTTGGTGCATACATAATTTCAATGGCGACTGCCCCATCTGATGTGCTAGCTGTGGAGCTTTTGCAACACGCGTGTCATGTCAAAAACCCATTAAGGGTTGTTCCGTTGTTTGAAAAGCTTGCCGATCTTGAAGCTGCACCTACTGCGATGGCTAGACTTTTTTCAATAGATTGGTATTGTGATAGGATCAAGGGGAAACAAGAAGTCATGATTGGATACTCGGACTCAGGAAAGGATGCAGGACGCCTTTCTGCAGCATGGCAACTATACAAGGCCCAAGAAGAACTTGTAAGCGTAGCTAAACAATATGGAGTGAAGCTCACGATGTTCCATGGTAGAGGTGGGACAGTTGGAAGAGGAGGAGGTCCGACGCATCTTGCCATTTTGTCGCAGCCACCAGAAACTATTAATGGCTCGCTGCGTGTCACTGTTCAAGGGGAAGTAATTGAGCGATCATTTGCAGAGGAGCATTTATGTTTCCGGACTCTACAACGTTTTACTGCAGCTACACTTGAGCATGGAATGCATGCCCCTATTTCACCAAAGCCAGAATGGCGTTCGCTCATGGGGGAGATGGCTGTTGTTGCAACAAACGAGTATCGGTCTGTGGTTTTCCAAGAACCTCGATTTGTTGAATACTTTCGCCTT GCCACGCCTGAATTGGAATATGGCAGGATGAACATTGGGAGTCGTCCATCAAAAAGAAAGCCAAGTGGTGGAATAGAGTCGCTTCGAGCAATCCCATGGATATTTGCATGGACACAAACAAGATTTCATCTCCCGGTATGGCTTGGGTTTGGGTCTGCGTTGAAGCACGTAATTGACAAGGACATGAGAAATCTTCAAGTGCTCAAGGATATGTACAAAGAATGGCCTTTCTTTAGAGTGACTATTGACTTGGTTGAAATGGTGTTGGCCAAGGGAGACCCAAGAATCGCCGCTCTGTATGACAAACTCTTGGTTTCAGAAGATCTGTGGTCATTCGGAGAGCAGTTGCGCGCCAACTATGAAGCAACTAGactcttaattcttcaa GTTGCTGGGCATTCCGAACTTCTTCAAGGTGACCCTTATTTGAGGCAACGACTCAGGCTTCGGGATCCATATATCACTGTCCTCAATGTCTGCCAGGTTTACACTTTGAAGCGAATTCGTGACCCAAGTTACCACGTAGAAGTTGGTCGGCACCTGTCGAAAGAGGTCACAGAGATGGAAACAAGTAAGCCAGCTTCAGAACTAGTTAAGCTCAACCCGAAGAGCGAATATGCACCAGGTTTGGAAGACACTCTTATCTTGACGATGAAAGGTATTGCTGCAGGATTGCAGAACACTGGTTAA
- the LOC142527324 gene encoding trihelix transcription factor ENAP2-like has translation MLPSPTSPSPPYSATASPISDDDKHLHSSPPSPTKPELPPPAIRRTPGFPTREDCWSKDATQTLIDAWGAHYVELNRKNLHRKDWQEVADAVNAIHATSLKLRRTDVQCKNRIDTVKKKYKIEKSKVVQSNCRYSSTWPHFRSIDALIGDTSSKTSTCNSNGHSRGLHLRVSPSPEASSSPPPPPKALTHFRMIPPSIIQHQEKDQAFSDLLGLPWSIPVGPRSKRSMTNFSVMAAAAAVMKGKEDEEEDSGAWGLELSAVGMKRKRPMGEKGTVVVEGYGRLAEAIASLGKTYEKVEVAKQRQMVELEKQRMQFAKDLEIQRMKVFMESQVQFKKLYRVKHNSQSNGYL, from the exons ATGTTGCCTTCACCCACCTCTCCTTCCCCTCCTTACTCTGCCACAGCGTCCCCCATCTCGGACGACGATAAACATCTCCATTCTTCCCCTCCCTCACCGACAAAACCCGAACTTCCACCGCCGGCGATACGACGAACCCCGGGTTTTCCGACCCGTGAGGACTGTTGGTCAAAGGATGCAACTCAGACGCTCATTGATGCCTGGGGGGCACACTACGTGGAGCTTAACCGCAAAAACCTCCACCGTAAAGACTGGCAGGAGGTTGCCGACGCCGTCAATGCCATCCACGCTACTTCCCTTAAGCTTCGCCGTACAGACGTCCAGTGTAAGAACCGCATCGACACCGTCAAAAAGAAGTACAAGATCGAGAAGTCTAAGGTCGTTCAATCAAACTGCCGCTACTCCTCCACGTGGCCCCACTTCCGCAGTATTGACGCTCTCATCGGTGACACTTCCTCCAAGACTAGCACTTGTAACTCCAACGGTCACAGCAGGGGCCTTCACCTCAGAGTTTCTCCTTCGCCGGAGGCCTCATCGTCCCCCCCGCCTCCACCTAAGGCACTCACCCATTTCCGGATGATTCCACCGTCTATTATCCAGCACCAGGAAAAAGATCAAGCTTTCAGTGATCTTCTGGGACTACCATGGTCTATACCTGTTGGGCCCAGGTCTAAGCGGAGCATGACGAATTTCTCTGTCATGGCAGCGGCGGCGGCGGTGATGAAGGGTAAAGAGGATGAAGAAGAGGATTCTGGAGCTTGGGGTCTGGAGCTATCGGCAGTGGGAATGAAAAGGAAAAGGCCAATGGGAGAGAAAGGGACAGTGGTGGTAGAGGGGTATGGTAGGTTAGCAGAGGCCATAGCTAGTTTAGGGAAGACATATGAAAAAGTGGAGGTGGCAAAGCAGAGGCAGATGGTGGAGTTGGAGAAACAAAGGATGCAGTTTGCGAAGGATTTGGAGATCCAGAGAATGAAGGTATTTATGGAATCACAGGTCCAGTTCAAAAAGCTTTATCGAGTAAAGCACAATTCGCAAAGTA ATGGTTACTTATAG
- the LOC142527958 gene encoding transcription factor bHLH30-like translates to MDFCNNFDGFSDNCFGFQEVSNEGLSLVLDGKRAERVKPLVKPGRKVTGAEKALLALRNHSEAERRRRERINAHLTTLRGLIPGTAKMDKAALLAEVVNQVKELRDHATEVTSGTLVPTDIDELIVEREDQDDENSFSIRASLCCDFKAELLSDIREAIEALPLKTVRAEIATLGSRMINVFVIAGCNADVEGSQLLVDSVRKALRSVLDKFYESEEFSSRNTMSDKRKRVSLFSSLNSSSHGDIW, encoded by the exons atggATTTTTGCAACAACTTTGACGGGTTTTCAGACAACTGTTTTGGGTTTCAAGAGGTCTCAAACGAAGGGTTATCATTGGTTTTGGATGGTAAGAGAGCAGAGCGTGTGAAGCCTCTCGTTAAGCCTGGACGAAAGGTAACCGGTGCAGAGAAGGCATTGTTAGCTTTGAGGAACCACAGTGAGGCTGAAAGGAGGAGAAGAGAAAGAATAAATGCTCATTTGACCACTCTTAGGGGTTTAATTCCTGGCACAGCTAAG ATGGACAAAGCAGCATTACTTGCTGAAGTAGTAAATCAAGTAAAGGAATTAAGAGACCATGCGACTGAAGTTACCAGTGGCACGCTCGTGCCAACAGACATTGATGAATTGATAGTAGAACGAGAAGACCAGGACGATGAAAATTCCTTTTCTATACGAGCATCCCTGTGTTGTGATTTCAAAGCCGAGCTTCTCTCCGATATAAGAGAAGCCATTGAAGCTCTCCCTTTAAAAACAGTAAGAGCGGAGATTGCTACCTTGGGAAGTAGAATGATAAATGTCTTTGTGATTGCTGGATGCAATGCGGATGTGGAAGGATCCCAACTTCTTGTTGATTCTGTTCGTAAGGCTTTAAGGTCTGTGCTCGATAAATTTTATGAGTCAGAAGAATTCTCATCAAGAAATACTATGTCTGATAAAAGGAAAAGAGTTTCCTTATTCAGTTCTCTGAACTCATCTTCTCACGGAGATATATGGTGA